In Thunnus albacares chromosome 10, fThuAlb1.1, whole genome shotgun sequence, a single window of DNA contains:
- the zbtb33 gene encoding transcriptional regulator Kaiso — protein sequence MPSLKLISATDTQYSATVLKSMNEQRNHGLFCDVTIIIQDKKFRAHKTILSASSTYFHQLFSVAGQVIELNFIRAEIFEEILNYIYSSKIVRVRSDMLEELINAGQILGVKFIANLGSPLSQVKGLPGLSKETENKSDTSTEMMPIITESFSISAEEFNQTSRPVGNDDDSDSDVMFVSQTDVQARTANQKDDSVEVIDLEGTDSENVAAKKSEESNNTVAKNKVKATTPVRTQAAKPPSIGCLNTSMPDSSPLRSPDSCSNNSSSPARVSSGSAPTTPARSRSFTPEPSSASQSSENSDIMGVHKKQVSTSTQQGDFKIRLLDVSSTETQTNISRSKKTVTLNTATEIDSISSGCKVYANIGENTYDIVPVKEDPGEGGSKANKGKRSLMATPLKPLDKTPVYTKSGPNKKKTKTELEDHYELIMDGKTFYVCIVCKRPYVCLTSLRRHFNTHSWEKKYPCRYCNKVFALAEYRTKHEIHHTGERRYQCLMCNETFMNYQLLSTHCKQVHNQDPSGRKEKDDADNNLYRLLPCKTVQMKPYSWTTDGQGVPVISEDGSVHHITTVGEDVHSSTQSRMLNWDDIFVEPEAHIPSEAQAQTQPGTTVTTPTQGVTEFDFVIPETY from the coding sequence ATGCCAAGTCTAAAGCTGATATCTGCAACCGACACGCAGTATTCAGCAACTGTGCTGAAGTCGATGAACGAGCAGCGAAATCATGGATTATTTTGTGACGTCACCATTATCATACAGGACAAGAAATTCAGAGCTCACAAAACCATCTTGTCTGCGTCGAGTACATATTTCCACCAGCTCTTCAGCGTAGCCGGACAAGTGATCGAGTTAAACTTCATCAGAGCCGAAATCTTTGAAGAGATtcttaattacatttacagCTCCAAGATTGTGCGTGTTCGATCCGACATGCTGGAGGAGCTCATAAATGCTGGACAGATACTGGGGGTGAAGTTTATTGCAAACTTGGGGTCACCGTTATCACAAGTTAAGGGTTTGCCCGGTTTATCtaaggagacagaaaacaaaagcgACACATCCACAGAGATGATGCCGATCATCACAGAGTCCTTCTCAATATCTGCAGAGGAGTTCAACCAGACAAGCAGACCTGTAGGTAATGACGACGACTCGGATAGCGATGTTATGTTTGTCTCACAAACAGATGTTCAAGCCagaacagccaatcagaaagaTGACTCTGTTGAGGTCATCGATTTGGAGGGCACTGATTCGGAAAATGTAGCAGCGAAGAAAAGTGAAGAATCAAATAATACGGTAgcaaaaaataaagtcaaagcCACCACTCCGGTGAGAACACAAGCTGCAAAGCCTCCCAGCATCGGCTGTCTGAACACTAGTATGCCAGACAGCAGCCCTCTACGCAGCCCAGACAGCTGCTCCAATAACTCGTCTTCCCCCGCCAGAGTTTCCTCAGGAAGTGCTCCCACAACACCAGCCAGGTCACGCAGCTTCACCCCCGAACCCTCGAGTGCCTCTCAGTCGTCTGAAAACAGTGATATTATGGGAGTCCACAAAAAGCAAGTTTCTACTTCAACTCAGCAAGGGGATTTTAAAATAAGGCTGTTAGATGTGTCGAGCACAGAAACTCAAACTAACATTTCCAGATCAAAAAAGACAGTAACGCTCAACACAGCTACAGAAATTGATTCCATTTCATCAGGATGTAAAGTTTATGCTAATATTGGGGAAAATACTTACGATATTGTCCCAGTGAAAGAAGATCCGGGTGAAGGCGGCTCTAAAGCAAATAAAGGGAAGAGATCATTAATGGCAACGCCCTTGAAACCGTTGGATAAAACACCCGTGTACACAAAGTCCGGCCCAAAcaagaaaaagaccaaaacagagctcgAGGATCACTACGAGCTGATCATGGATGGAAAGACTTTCTACGTGTGCATCGTCTGCAAGCGCCCCTACGTGTGTCTGACGAGTTTGCGCCGTCACTTCAACACTCACTCGTGGGAAAAGAAATACCCGTGCCGCTACTGTAACAAGGTCTTTGCCCTGGCCGAGTACAGAACTAAACATGAAATCCAccacacaggagagaggagatacCAGTGCTTGATGTGCAATGAAACGTTCATGAACTATCAGTTACTGTCCACCCACTGCAAGCAAGTCCACAACCAGGATCCCAGcgggaggaaagagaaagacgATGCAGACAACAACTTGTACCGCCTGTTGCCGTGTAAAACCGTGCAGATGAAGCCGTATTCATGGACCACAGATGGGCAGGGGGTCCCCGTCATCTCTGAGGACGGCAGCGTGCATCACATAACCACCGTCGGCGAGGACGTCCACTCTTCCACTCAGAGCAGGATGTTGAACTGGGACGACATCTTTGTCGAGCCCGAGGCTCACATCCCGTCTGAAGCCCAAGCCCAAACCCAACCAGGGACAACGGTGACCACTCCGACTCAGGGGGTGACAGAGTTTGACTTTGTAATACCAGAGACCTACTGA
- the LOC122990845 gene encoding NF-kappa-B-activating protein, giving the protein MPLSDRSSSDGGGPARSPRARRPRTRSRSDSRDRSLSPDSFGPKLPKPRNREREREERERRFREARNIRRIRIGSPHRSRSRSRSRSRERHNNNNSSNNSWSEQRDTAGKHRDEYYYEQQRDDAQRQRQEAFIARRLQERERIGELGCPEVWGYSPRVKEPDSDEFTPVENEKNSSSESNSEEEKKKKKKKKKKSKKRKNKKHSEDSELESDSDEEEVKKKKKKKKSKKSKKSKKKKAKKSRKESSESSSEESEEEEEEEEEDPNSVMWVEKTCIDEHLVGPEAPLTHMSQDDRPLDFGHALLPGEGAAMAEYVKAGKRIPRRGEIGLTSEEIANFEKSGYVMSGSRHRRMEAVRLRKENQIYSADEKRALASFNQEERRKRESKILSSFREMVYRKTKGKEEK; this is encoded by the exons ATGCCTCTGTCGGACCGGTCCAGCTCAGACGGCGGCGGTCCTGCTCGCAGTCCCCGGGCCCGGAGACCTCGGACCCGGAGCCGCAGCGACAGCCGAGACCGGAGCCTTTCTCCGGACAGCTTCGGGCCAAAGCTCCCCAAGCCGCGCAACCGGGAACGGGAGCGCGAAGAACGGGAGCGTCGGTTCCGAGAGGCGAGGAACATCAGACGGATCCGAATCGGAAGCCCACACCGGAGCCGCTCCCGGTCCCGATCCCGGTCCAGAGAGcgtcacaacaacaacaacagcagcaacaacagctggtCCGAGCAGCGCGACACAGCCGGGAAACACCGGGATGAATATTACTACGAGCAGCAGAGAGACGACGCTCAGCGGCAGAGACAAGAGGCTTTTATTGCCAG GCGTCTGCAAGAGCGAGAGCGGATCGGTGAGTTGGGCTGTCCTGAAGTGTGGGGATATTCACCACGAGTAAAGGAACCAGA CTCTGATGAATTCACACCTGTTGAAAACGAgaaaaacagcagctcagaATCCAACTCAgaag aagaaaagaagaagaagaaaaagaagaaaaagaaatccaagaaaagaaagaacaaaaagcaTTCGGAAGACAGCGAGCTGGAATCAGATTCAGATG aggaagaagtgaagaagaagaaaaagaaaaagaagagcaaAAA GTCCAAGAAgtccaagaagaagaaggcgaAGAAGAGCCGCAAGGAGTCCAGCGAGTCCAGCAGTGAAgagtctgaggaggaggaggaggaagaggaagaggatccCAACTCGGTGATGTGGGTGGAGAAAACCTGCATAGATGAACACCTGGTGGGACCTGAAGCTCCGCTCACCCATATGTCCCAGGACGACCGGCCTTTGGA cttTGGTCATGCGCTGTTGCCAGGTGAAGGTGCTGCCATGGCGGAGTACGTGAAAGCAGGCAAACGTATCCCGAGAAGAGGAGAGATCGGTCTCACCAGTGAGGAGATCGCAAACTTCGAGAAGTCCGGCTACGTGATGAGCGGAAGCAG ACATCGTCGTATGGAGGCCGTGCGTCTGAGAAAGGAAAACCAGATCTACAGCGCGGATGAGAAGAGAGCGCTGGCCTCCTTCAAccaggaggagagaaggaagagagagagcaagatcCTGTCCAGCTTCAGGGAAATGGTGTACAGAAAAACCAAAGGCAAGGAGGAGAAGTGA
- the ndufa1 gene encoding NADH dehydrogenase [ubiquinone] 1 alpha subcomplex subunit 1 has protein sequence MWYEILPGFAIMTVCLIIPGVATAQIHKFTNNGKEKRIARVPWHWYLMQRDKRISGTGRHFDSKGLENIH, from the exons ATGTGGTATGAAATCCTGCCCGGCTTCGCCATCATGACCGTGTGTCTGATCATTCCCGGCGTCGCCACCGCGCAGATCCACAAGTTCACCAACAACGGAAAG GAGAAGAGGATCGCCCGGGTCCCGTGGCACTGGTACCTGATGCAGAGAGACAAGCGGATCTCAGGAACAGGACGGCACTTTGACTCCAAG GGACTTGAGAACATCCACTGA